GGGAATATCCCAGGAAGTGATCATGATTTCAATGTTGACTAGAAATCAAATAGCATCCCACAAATCCACATAAGTCATGACTACTTGAACTAGTGCACAAACCTTAGAAAACTTGTAAGCCTCACACTAAGCAGGATCAACATTTAATCAAAACACTTCATTGTTGCAAAACTTCAGAAGGAGGTTGGCCTTGTGGCTGCTGTTCATCCATATCTGCCTGACTTAACTGAAAATCTTCTTGGTTGATTCTACACATTTCTCATCATCGAAAGGCTTCCTCTGGCTGCCAGGCTGGAGAAACTTCTTCACAGTGGGGACGTTGCTGACTCTGGTTCTCAGTGCCTGcaacaaacaaatcagaacctCAGAGAGCAGCTGAAGAAATAGCTATTGCTTGTGcagccctgcagccctgcagccctgCCAGTCAAAAAACCAGCCAATCCCCCTCAATCAGCAGCAgggtggaggctggagacagATACCCAAAGACGATGAggttgagaggaaaaaaaatggagcttTCCCCCAGTATATCTTAAAGATGCATTCTGTTCCAAGTTGTTCCTATCTTCTTCTTTGGACTTTAGTCCTGCGGACTCATCATTTCTCTAGAATTTAAGGATGAGCAGTTTGTTTCGCAGATGTTGATCATAGACACATAGATCTACCTAAATGAAGATCTAGGACAATAGAGTCAGAAATAGTGGTAGATAATAGACTGGAAAACTGGGTCTAGTCACAACCAACCTTCACACTGGGAAAGACAAGTGGGAATTGCTGGGTCTGGCAGTATAGCCCAGAAGTACATACAGCACTGCCTGGTATATTCGAGGTTTAATCACTAGcaccacacaaaacaaaggaTCAGGAGGATTgaggaatggctcagtgggcaaaatgcctgctatgcaagcatgagggtgtgagtttggatccccaaaacACGCATAAAGGCAAGTACAATAGTATGTGTCTTTGCCCCAGTGCTGTGGTGCAGAGGGTGGAGAAGACAGCCCTCAAATTcattggtcagccagtctagctgagtAGATGAGTTCCAGGCTCAGTGACAGACTCCATCTCAAAGAAGAAATGGGCAATGATCCAGGAAGGCCTCCTATGTATACCTCTGGCTTCTATATGCATAAGCACATTTATACACACCCATGTGAACACAtgcaacatcacacacacacacacacatacacacacagtgggagTTACTGGATTGGGGAAATATGTCTGTGAAGGAGGCCACTGTAGAGAGAAATACAATGTTTGATAATGGAGAAGCTTGCAAAGACCTCTCCAGATAGGATCACTGTCAAGGACAAGGCTACAACACTGATAAAGAGAATCTCATTGAAATCAGGATCAAATCCAAGGTGGAACAGGGTatgggggtgggagaagaaaGCGAGACCTTGGACTCTTTCCACTGTACAAGATAATGTAGCCTTCTTGAGGTAGCTTATGTCTCAGACCTAAGGTCTAAAATCTCATTTTGTAGGTACTGCTGGGGGCAAGGAGTAACTACGAAGGCAGGAAGAAACTAGAAGTTAGGTTAAAATATTGGATCCCACAAGCTAAAACATATGGGCTGCCCCTCAGAGAGCTTGAAACAGAGCACCTTCAGCAGAGGGAAGTTGGCCAGAATGCTGGGGTCCAGCTCTTCCACATGGTAGAGAAGTTCAACCAGGGCAATATCAGCCCTGCTTAGCCTGTTGCCGATGAGATAATCTTGTCCATGGGTCTTCAACACCTGAGGGTTCAAGATGTTAGTCAGATCTTGAAGACAACAGTCATCACATTGGGGCCTCAACCTTTTCTGAGGCTCTCAAATCAAATTTCCCCTCTGCTGCCTTTCCGGGTGTGTGTGGAGACCCACATCTTGCTCTCTGCCCTGACTCATGATGAAGTCAAGAAGCAGATGTCTGCCCATCATTTTTTCATCTGTCATTCACTGCTTTTCATACATGTGCCAAACTCCCAGCTTCAGCCTCACCACTTCTTCCTCACCCCATCCCTCCACTAAAGGGGTGAAGTTCTGCCATTCCGGGTGTTGCCTCGCTGTGCTCTGTAGTCTCTTAATGGGAATTGACTTCACCTGTGTGAAGACAGCCTTCACACTTGAGTAGACTGCTTCAGTTGCTATATCCTCTCCCGCCCCACCCTGTTCTGCCAAATTAACAATAATGAAGTCCATTGTGGAAGTGAAGACCAGCAACCCAAGAACACCTAGGCCCTTTTCCTCCTGGCTCTGTTGTGACTGATGATATGTGTCTCCCACAAATCAAGATGGTGAGAACCCCAGCTCACAGGTTGACACTCTTAGTAAATAGGATGCTTGAGAGGGGAGTCTATCCTACAAGTTAGGGCTCATGAATGGCCCCTGCTCCCAACAAGGGGCCTCCAGACAGCTCCTCTTCCCTATCTGCCAttgaagacacagacagaaggcAGGCATCTATGAACCAAGGAGTAAGTCTGGCTAGAAACCAATCTGCAATGTCTTGATTTTATACTTCATAGTATCCGGCACAATGGGAAGTAAGTGTCTGAGGTTTAATCCACACAGTGCTTGGCTTTTTTGTTTCAGCAATGTTAGCTGCTCAGATGCCCCCTGAGGACTAATAGGCCCTTTGAGTGCTCTAAAGGTCAAACAGCATGCATTCACCTTCTCATAGGCAGGGAAGTAACGGTTTCTTGCTTTGTCCTTGATTGTGGCAAGAGCTGTATCTTTCTCCCCAGGAGGCATATGGGGGTAATAGAGAACCATTATCTCCAGATCTGTCACACCTTCCACATACATGTCAATGCTGAAAAACAGACAAGCTTTTTGCCAAGGCCCTCTGCCTCAGATTTTATAGTTGAAAAATGTAAAAGGCAGTGGTCAACTAGTTCACCTCTGATGGGTGGATccagtaataataaaataatagtctGATTTTTACTTGCAGATTAGCaatcttttcacacacacacacacacacacacacacacacacacacacacacgatctctCTATAGCTCTGGTTGGTCTGCATATTTACTATGTtgacagactggccttgaactcacagagattcatcctGCCTTCATCTcggagtgcagggattaaaaacaaacaccaaaacctCCAGTAGTAACTTCTCTTTTGAATGACCTAAAGGGCTAGCAACCAATGTTCTgctcttcatccattcttctgttaaCATTTAGTTAACgttcattttttttcactttttaaacatTATAAATAACACATCAATGCACATTCCTGTACAATTAATCCTGAGGgtgtattttcatttctcttctgtATCATGTGGTAATGGAACTGCTGGGTTATTGGTGACTTGACTTTTTGAGAAAAACCCCACAGTTCCACAGAAGACTTAGTTTGAATGGGGTGGTTCTATCAAGAGAGAGAAAACCTCATAATCAGTTTTGCCACCCCCAAGAAGCCTCTAGTTCCAACAAAAAGCTTCATGCAACGCTAGTGTTTCTGTACAGACTCTATGAGCCACAATCAAGCTGACTGATGTAGATTTACATGGTAACCTAAGATCACGGCTGTCATTGTCAGAACTGGAAGGTCAGCTCTTTTGGGCCTTCTCTTTACTGacaaaaacttttcctttttctaaagcTATTGGCTAAATGCTGCTTCTGAAGCCTAAGCAAAGGGATACCGGGATCCAGCATCTCCTACTGTTCTGTCCACTCAAGATAGGGCCTAAATCTTTCCCATAATGAGAGAAACTATACCAtacatggctctctccttcatGTCCTTCCCATAGAGGTTGTATTTGGAGGCGATGTAGTTGAGAATGGCTTTGGTCTGCACCAGTTTCATTCCGTCAATCTCCACCATGGGCACCTGCTGGAACATCAAACTCCCATCTATTGGACAAAGCAAATGAAAAGGGGAATAAGATGTCTATGGCCTtatattatctctctctctctctcattttatatatatatatggtcagTCATATTCAAAGCAGAAAGTATTTGATGAAttgactgaaattttaaaaactactgaTTTCATGGTAACTTTGTAATGAAATatcattaaatttttttgttttctgcatcTTTTGTGTCTTCTAAATGTACCCTATTATTTTATCAATAACTTATTTCATAACCTTAATACTAATTCTGTATTTGTTGCACATTATGTGATGGACTGTATATtacatgtttgtgtattttttaggaagaaggggagggaggtacAAGCCAGCACTCAGCTggtaccattaaaaaaaaaagagggttggtgatttagctcagtggtagagttgttgcctagcaagcacaaggccctgggttcaatcctcagctcaaaaaataaaaataaaaaaaagagagggtCTCAAAGTCTCTGTCTGTCCATTACACCAAGGCAAGATCACAAACCTGCTTCTGTGTGGGTTTCCTGTGTGTTTTTCACTAACAGCAGGGGTCAATATATGCTGGGTAGGCCCAGAGACCCTCACCTATAGGTATAGatattcctgttttttttctct
The sequence above is drawn from the Onychomys torridus chromosome 18, mOncTor1.1, whole genome shotgun sequence genome and encodes:
- the LOC118569855 gene encoding glutathione S-transferase A3, with protein sequence MAEKPVLHYFDGRGRMEPIRWLLAAAGVEFEEKFLKTRDDLAKLRNDGSLMFQQVPMVEIDGMKLVQTKAILNYIASKYNLYGKDMKERAIIDMYVEGVTDLEIMVLYYPHMPPGEKDTALATIKDKARNRYFPAYEKVLKTHGQDYLIGNRLSRADIALVELLYHVEELDPSILANFPLLKALRTRVSNVPTVKKFLQPGSQRKPFDDEKCVESTKKIFS